In the Acropora muricata isolate sample 2 chromosome 10, ASM3666990v1, whole genome shotgun sequence genome, one interval contains:
- the LOC136931597 gene encoding somatostatin receptor type 2-like → MNRTKTSNHFYLFDGAPWMVVYICEAVFIIVGNSLTIYIFWGIRKQLKRTSYLLINLAFADLLVGITLSLWISNGIAAMMEVRLSYTVFRVTLIIDVLGLVTSVLSLVVISLERMLAIVRPFRHRMLRMWHYQVAIASTWILSSLNAGVNVNIGVAYSYVTVVTEIGSILTITIAYLTIWISTKRSQFLRKSSRNAEQNKKLAKTLFLVTVLSIATCLPNAITLATRDYLQQLHSFRVQITLVALFANSFINPILYCYKMPAFKKSLKTLLCHCSREQGIFDDNSFGVHSGAGITLKSMRTVADCRLEPQT, encoded by the coding sequence ATGAATCGCACAAAGACTTCAAACCATTTTTACCTTTTCGACGGAGCTCCTTGGATGGTGGTGTACATCTGTGAAGCGGTCTTCATCATCGTGGGAAACTCTCTGACAATCTACATCTTCTGGGGCATCCGAAAACAACTGAAACGCACGAGTTACTTGCTTATCAACTTGGCATTCGCTGATCTGCTCGTTGGCATCACACTATCGCTTTGGATTTCGAATGGCATCGCAGCGATGATGGAAGTCCGTCTCAGCTACACGGTCTTCAGAGTGACTTTAATAATCGATGTCCTCGGTCTTGTAACGTCCGTGCTTTCATTGGTTGTGATCTCTTTAGAGAGAATGCTGGCCATTGTGAGGCCGTTTCGACACCGAATGCTAAGAATGTGGCACTACCAAGTTGCCATTGCAAGTACTTGGATTCTATCATCTTTAAACGCCGGCGTAAACGTGAATATTGGGGTAGCTTACAGTTATGTCACAGTTGTTACAGAAATAGGTTCCATTCTAACCATAACAATAGCATATTTAACGATATGGATCTCGACAAAACGCAGCCAGTTTCTTCGTAAGTCTTCAAGGAATGCCGaacaaaacaagaaacttgCCAAGACACTCTTTCTTGTGACCGTCTTGTCAATCGCGACTTGTTTACCCAATGCAATTACTCTAGCTACCAGAGATTACCTACAACAGCTGCATTCATTTCGAGTGCAGATAACTCTGGTAGCGCTATTCGCAAATTCGTTTATTAATCCGATTTTGTACTGCTATAAGATGCCCGCATTCAAGAAATCATTGAAGACGTTGCTGTGTCATTGTTCTCGAGAGCAAGGCATATTTGACGACAACAGCTTTGGTGTCCATAGTGGAGCAGGTATCACTTTGAAATCGATGAGGACAGTTGCAGATTGTCGATTAGAACCTCAAACATGA
- the LOC136931596 gene encoding neuropeptide FF receptor 1-like, with protein MEFKNHSNPLPTSITNSEYASSERTLPGGLTLLIFRSYNEKKLAFAISLSISAILITLGIIVNVAICFVMLRKKRYLRNCSNFFIMHLSGMELVYRFLVFPILIRLTAPSSAITNNECKTTAIFYYAFASAIFPSLLIIAVDRYHSIIHPLETLKLKRKRFWLACFVWLFAVIASCPFGACVETVSVLEIPEARGITFDDTCQKTRLCNIPQSSFGQAVTTLYFLLAFAVPLIAILVLYTKVVIFLNQRSRNGAINKTAVRSKVKAVRMLFISVTSYIFSLGPGVVLPMVRSHGIFNTFSFDVTLLVSWLAEFASYTSSLGNPLIYGYYNGDFRKEVLRLFHKGKNKTGYKGALVNFRVKR; from the coding sequence ATGGAGTTCAAAAATCACTCAAATCCATTACCTACAAGCATCACGAACTCCGAATATGCAAGTTCGGAAAGAACTCTTCCTGGTGGCTTAACTCTCCTAATTTTTCGCTCCTATAATGAGAAAAAACTGGCTTTCGCAATTAGCCTGTCTATTAGTGCTATTTTAATCACGCTCGGGATAATTGTCAATGTTGCTATTTGCTTCGTCATGCTTCGTAAGAAACGCTATCTAAGGAACTGTtccaatttttttattatgcACCTTTCGGGGATGGAATTGGTGTACCGCTTTCTGGTCTTTCCAATTTTAATTCGGTTAACAGCTCCATCATCAGCCATAACAAATAACGAATGCAAAACTACAGCGATCTTCTATTATGCTTTCGCTTCGGCAATTTTTCCTAGTCTCCTTATTATCGCAGTTGACAGATACCACAGCATCATACATCCTTTGGAAACCTTAAAGTTAAAGCGAAAACGTTTTTGGCTGGCTTGCTTTGTTTGGCTGTTTGCAGTCATTGCATCGTGTCCTTTCGGTGCCTGTGTAGAAACTGTTTCTGTTTTGGAAATTCCCGAAGCCCGCGGGATAACCTTTGACGACACCTGCCAGAAGACGAGGCTTTGTAACATTCCGCAAAGCTCGTTTGGGCAAGCTGTGACAACGCTGTACTTTCTCCTCGCCTTTGCCGTTCCACTGATAGCCATTCTCGTTTTGTACACCAAAGTTGTCATTTTCTTGAACCAGAGAAGCCGCAATGGGGCGATCAACAAAACAGCGGTGCGATCAAAGGTCAAGGCAGTACGCATGCTCTTTATAAGTGTAACGAGTTATATATTTTCCCTGGGCCCTGGCGTTGTTTTGCCCATGGTAAGATCCCACGGAATTTTCAACACCTTCTCGTTTGATGTCACTCTACTGGTCAGCTGGTTGGCTGAATTTGCCTCGTACACAAGTTCCCTGGGAAATCCTCTAATTTATGGTTATTATAACGGTGATTTCCGGAAGGAAGTTTTACGACTATTCcataaaggaaaaaacaaaaccggCTATAAAGGCGCGCTTGTCAACTTTAGAGTTAAACGTTAA
- the LOC136931598 gene encoding uncharacterized protein — translation MKIIFLAFVLLMADACWSQCRTADWWLGFDKKGWVTCGYTNEYLTGLYRNINKGSNDGIYLIEESRCCKAPSPNENQPSTCVTANWWGVLDSNKRWAVCPDGYFMQGMYRNDGQWLHHIEESRCCKPKNLRNSYLHCYNADSVGLSFDKKGWSSCAAGYYMAGFYKGGCDRLYCIESFKCCSMQNECKMANWWAGFDSKGWVNCDSSKSYITGLWRNINLGSKDEIYLLEEAKCCPAPSPHQNTPSTCRTANWWITLDRTNVWAVCPPGYFLQGLFRNTGAWLHHIEEATCCKPQTLADEYQDCYFENIWYSFDRKGIVECNRNGYYLAGIYKGGCDQLHCIELLFCCKTMTG, via the exons atgaaaattatatttttggcATTCGTTCTGTTGATGGCCGACGCGTGTTGGAGCCAGTGTAGGACCGCTGACTGGTGGCTGGGATTTGACAAGAAAGGATGGGTAACCTGCGGCTACACAAATGAATACTTAACGGGCCTCTATAGGAACATCAACAAAGGCTCTAATGATGGCATTTATCTCATTGAAGAGTCAAGATGTTGCAAGGCCCCTTCGCCCAATGAAAACCAGCCATCAACATGTGTCACTGCCAACTGGTGGGGAGTTTTGGACAG CAACAAGCGCTGGGCAGTTTGCCCAGATGGGTACTTCATGCAAGGAATGTACCGAAATGACGGACAGTGGCTTCACCATATCGAGGAGAGTCGTTGTTGTAAGCCCAAGAATCTACGCAACAGTTATCTTCATTGCTACAACGCAGACAGTGTTGGTTTATCCTTTGACAAAAAAGGCTGGAGTTCCTGTGCGGCTGGCTATTACATGGCGGGCTTCTACAAAGGAGGCTGCGATAGGCTATATTGTATCGAGTCGTTTAAATGTTGCAGCAtgcaaaatgaatgcaaaatggccaattggTGGGCAGGTTTTGACAGCAAAGGTTGGGTAAACTGTGATTCATCCAAGTCTTACATTACCGGGCTGTGGAGGAATATCAATCTCGGCTCAAAAGATGAAATTTATTTACTTGAGGAAGCAAAATGCTGTCCAGCTCCTTCACCACACCAGAACACGCCATCGACTTGTCGAACTGCTAACTGGTGGATCACTTTGGATCG caCAAATGTCTGGGCCGTTTGTCCGCCCGGTTATTTTCTTCAAGGCCTCTTTAGAAATACTGGAGCCTGGTTACATCATATTGAAGAAGCCACGTGTTGCAAACCACAAACTCTTGCAGACGAGTATCAGGATTGCTACTTTGAGAACATCTGGTATTCGTTTGACCGCAAGGGGATTGTGGAATGCAATAGAAATGGTTACTATTTGGCTGGAATATACAAAGGAGGCTGCGACCAATTGCACTGCATTGAGCTGTTGTTCTGTTGCAAGACGATGACGG GTTGA
- the LOC136931592 gene encoding uncharacterized protein isoform X2 encodes MLFLSSLFLAIMGSGLTEQVWDPKDPRCKAVREQTRQGWDDVVFRSIYSWINQYDGLRSAFNVDVAYDLPKGFLEPGCDDYEANKRKPDYRCWSKEFFCAAKDVARATVQAYKLKERTTTYLWYLQTPPPGDHEDKNRYYRIQEINWVTKMRWNDPRILYWTKSDLKQLGGEMLDRIYFYIKTNNINSLELIYNDYNSLGLWTLMKEQCESMSGDRSKMQCKLVVVFDRLAELMIDHRDIPWPDMAATKPPETRGELAMLYLLHPEVYEIMKMASDDRTRSLNNRLRTMFKSIYDNVVSEDGNKMKGHFGKFGSIYANLRTVCAQVYENDFEQLACYLTETFARMELLRSALGPNYDNWQSSRSQSMRAVVLVWLLLTPKFNSYVTLSTKSQTDSAGELLKIMYDKIHGNDLTGLQEIAELVPNEDQMDVTSRDDCTPKFDKISQSLKCGFKILMENMRVFLGQYSSKDQRTKTLDLSVDYKTRLTQFQISSIKGAIENTYLELQSSLERFTGEIKKYFELSIDNRFSSLRDYFQNVASFDLEIAKADTAFIMGKLNEFKTTAAELELNLDYDTKALRLEGVIIKSIDATFKWLKAIGSGGFAIVSALTGDFSAFIDTIDRVDDAAKATLEVVKGDAIREQITIATDTFNAIAEGLRKNSVHLENTKNIIDKLEANQINDDEYKILQKRFLQSYNDYTPQVSEAQIAKLDSAWNAVVENLEELIDSVETVEGVAASTNIFVRNHFFKLKIAVPQLTQTLSNRFDFQFDLMDSLTATVRAYTSMRGANGLTESFKDLDNQLATSQEAQLALKQMALSTYVLSQFHLLLILSQYCNYVTYVNAGVESRQCTNALATMDTNHIDEALSYNPPSCDTVRVDLRIPASDTGRADSINLDLLNSGKPVAFKIPDFDWLKQNGGVSSSDQDSALFVKLFEVYALTNDSFELKDNLRVEVTPAGAAPIYLVSEEVKYELRPRSRTQYIFEYRENLIGKCEEEINPYHVCSPGPKGICVVSRGQLDDKMEAYPSIYSLWVIKLDNNIGNAPKPAPGTSLFVQARLQLCRKRRDSNVRASRGRKRRLKVLKTRSGNACRFRDAQECPVGKYFNQETALFAACTADSTPRRYHYYCEVNPS; translated from the exons ATGCTCTTCCTAAGCTCTTTATTTTTGGCGATTATGGGATCAGGTCTTACAGAGCAAGTTTGGGATCCCAAGGACCCCAGATGTAAGGCGGTCCGAGAACAGACGAGACAAGGGTGGGATGATGTTGTTTTCAGATCGATTTACAGCTGGATAAACCAATACGATGGGCTTCGAAG TGCATTTAATGTCGATGTAGCTTATGACCTCCCCAAAGGCTTTCTAGAACCAGGCTGTGATGACTATGAGGCGAACAAGAGGAAACCTGATTACAGGTGTTGGTCCAAAGAATTCTTTTGTGCCGCGAAAGACGTAGCAAGAGCAACAGTTCAAGCTTACAAGTTGAAAGAAAGAACCACAACGTATCTCTGGTACCTCCAAACTCCTCCACCGGGTGATCACGAAGACAAAAACCGATACTATCGAATTCAAGAAATCAACTGGGTCACGAAAATGCGATGGAACGATCCCAGAATACTCTACTGGACCAAATCAGATCTTAAACAACTTGGTGGAGAAATGTTGGATCGGATTTATTTCTACATTAAAACCAACAATATCAACAGCTTGGAGTTAATTTACAACGATTACAACTCCCTCGGGTTGTGGACTCTTATGAAAGAACAGTGCGAAAGCATGAGCGGGGATCGTTCCAAAATGCAATGCAAGTTAGTAGTAGTCTTTGATAGGTTAGCCGAGTTAATGATAGATCATAGGGATATACCATGGCCAGATATGGCTGCTACAAAGCCCCCTGAGACCAGGGGTGAGTTGGCAATGTTGTACCTTCTTCATCCTGAAGTCTATGAAATCATGAAAATGGCTTCCGACGACAGAACTAGGTCCCTTAACAACCGTCTAAGGACAATGTTTAAAAGTATTTATGACAATGTAGTCAGTGAGGATGGAAACAAAATGAAGGGGCATTTTGGTAAATTCGGATCTATTTATGCTAATTTGAGAACCGTGTGTGCTCAAGTGTACGAAAATGATTTCGAGCAACTCGCCTGTTATTTGACAGAGACATTTGCTCGAATGGAATTGCTACGAAGTGCTCTTGGGCCTAATTACGACAACTGGCAATCGAGTAGATCACAAAGCATGCGCGCTGTTGTTTTAGTTTGGCTTTTGCTCACACCTAAATTCAATTCTTATGTTACACTTAGCACGAAAAGTCAAACTGACTCAGCAGGGGAGCTACTGAAAATTATGTACGACAAAATCCACGGAAACGACCTTACCGGCCTTCAAGAAATTGCCGAGCTTGTTCCTAATGAGGATCAAATGGATGTGACGAGTCGCGATGATTGTACCCcaaaatttgacaaaattagTCAGAGCTTGAAATGCGGATTTAAGATTCTCATGGAGAACATGAGGGTGTTTCTTGGTCAATACAGCAGTAAGGATCAAAGAACCAAAACGCTAGATCTTAGCGTGGATTATAAAACTCGCTTAACGCAGTTTCAAATTTCCAGTATAAAAGGTGCAATTGAAAATACGTATTTGGAGCTCCAAAGTTCTCTGGAAAGATTCACGGGAGAGATCAAGAAATACTTCGAACTCTCAATAGACAACCGGTTCTCAAGTTTGCGTGATTATTTCCAAAACGTTGCCAGTTTTGACTTAGAAATTGCCAAGGCAGATACAGCTTTTATAATGGGCAAATTGAATGAATTCAAAACTACTGCAGCTGAACTCGAGTTAAATCTTGACTATGATACCAAGGCTTTGCGACTCGAAGGCGTTATAATCAAATCGATAGATGCTACTTTTAAGTGGTTAAAAGCCATTGGTTCTGGCGGTTTTGCCATAGTGAGTGCTTTAACAGGTGACTTTAGCGCTTTTATTGATACTATCGATCGTGTGGACGACGCAGCCAAGGCAACGCTGGAGGTTGTTAAGGGTGACGCAATTCGTGAGCAAATCACCATAGCAACGGACACTTTCAATGCGATTGCGGAAGGGTTGAGAAAGAATTCAGTTCATTTAGAAAATACCAAGAATATCATTGATAAGCTAGAAGCCAATCAAATAAACGACGATGAATACAAAATACTACAAAAAAGATTTCTGCAGAGTTATAATGACTACACTCCTCAAGTGAGCGAAGCTCAAATTGCGAAACTTGACTCCGCTTGGAATGCAGTTGTGGAAAATTTGGAAGAGCTGATAGATTCTGTGGAAACAGTCGAGGGCGTAGCTGCGTCTACCAATATTTTCGTACGAAACCACTTTTTCAAACTCAAAATTGCTGTTCCCCAACTCACTCAAACCCTTAGTAATCGCTTTGATTTTCAATTCGACTTGATGGACAGTTTGACTGCAACGGTGCGAGCATATACGTCCATGCGAGGAGCTAATGGTTTGACCGAAAGCTTTAAGGATTTAGACAACCAGCTAGCGACGTCCCAAGAGGCTCAACTAGCACTCAAACAAATGGCTTTGTCCACATATGTACTATCACAGTTTCATCTCCTTCTCATCTTATCCCAGTACTGTAACTATGTGACCTATGTCAATGCTGGTGTGGAGTCCCGTCAGTGTACCAATGCCTTGGCTACAATGGATACCAACCACATTGACGAGGCCCTTAGTTATAATCCTCCTTCGTGTGATACTGTTAGAGTCGATTTAAGAATTCCTGCAAGTGACACAGGTAGAGCAGACAGCATCAACCTCGATCTGTTAAATTCAGGGAAGCCAGTCGCTTTCAAAATTCCTGATTTCGACTGGCTGAAGCAAAACGGGGGTGTTTCGTCAAGCGATCAGGATAGTGCCCTTTTTGTCAAGCTCTTCGAAGTCTATGCCTTAACGAACGATAGTTTTGAGTTGAAAGATAATCTTAGGGTTGAAGTTACCCCTGCTGGGGCTGCTCCTATTTATCTGGTTTCGGAAGAAGTCAAATATGAACTTCGCCCCCGTTCAAGAACACAATATATCTTTGAATACAGAGAAAATTTAATTGGAAAGTGTGAGGAAGAGATAAATCCTTATCATGTGTGTTCACCGGGGCCGAAAGGCATCTGTGTTGTAAGCAGGGGACAGTTGGACGATAAAATGGAAGCTTATCCTTCGATCTATAGTCTCTGGGTTATAAAACTCGACAACAATATCGGTAATGCCCCTAAACCCGCTCCAGGAACTAGCCTGTTTGTTCAAGCTAGGCTTCAACTGTGTAGAAAGAGAAGGGATTCGAACGTAAGAGCTAGTCGAGGTAGAAAGCGCCGTTTGAAGGTGTTGAAAACGCGTAGCGGTAATGCGTGTAGGTTTAGGGACGCACAAGAGTGTCCTGTAGGGAAATATTTCAATCAAGAGACGGCACTATTTGCAGCTTGTACCGCTGACTCAACCCCGAGgcgttatcattattattgtgaagTCAACCCAAGCTAG
- the LOC136931592 gene encoding uncharacterized protein isoform X1 — MFRSLLFNNYFLFHFQKQRMLFLSSLFLAIMGSGLTEQVWDPKDPRCKAVREQTRQGWDDVVFRSIYSWINQYDGLRSAFNVDVAYDLPKGFLEPGCDDYEANKRKPDYRCWSKEFFCAAKDVARATVQAYKLKERTTTYLWYLQTPPPGDHEDKNRYYRIQEINWVTKMRWNDPRILYWTKSDLKQLGGEMLDRIYFYIKTNNINSLELIYNDYNSLGLWTLMKEQCESMSGDRSKMQCKLVVVFDRLAELMIDHRDIPWPDMAATKPPETRGELAMLYLLHPEVYEIMKMASDDRTRSLNNRLRTMFKSIYDNVVSEDGNKMKGHFGKFGSIYANLRTVCAQVYENDFEQLACYLTETFARMELLRSALGPNYDNWQSSRSQSMRAVVLVWLLLTPKFNSYVTLSTKSQTDSAGELLKIMYDKIHGNDLTGLQEIAELVPNEDQMDVTSRDDCTPKFDKISQSLKCGFKILMENMRVFLGQYSSKDQRTKTLDLSVDYKTRLTQFQISSIKGAIENTYLELQSSLERFTGEIKKYFELSIDNRFSSLRDYFQNVASFDLEIAKADTAFIMGKLNEFKTTAAELELNLDYDTKALRLEGVIIKSIDATFKWLKAIGSGGFAIVSALTGDFSAFIDTIDRVDDAAKATLEVVKGDAIREQITIATDTFNAIAEGLRKNSVHLENTKNIIDKLEANQINDDEYKILQKRFLQSYNDYTPQVSEAQIAKLDSAWNAVVENLEELIDSVETVEGVAASTNIFVRNHFFKLKIAVPQLTQTLSNRFDFQFDLMDSLTATVRAYTSMRGANGLTESFKDLDNQLATSQEAQLALKQMALSTYVLSQFHLLLILSQYCNYVTYVNAGVESRQCTNALATMDTNHIDEALSYNPPSCDTVRVDLRIPASDTGRADSINLDLLNSGKPVAFKIPDFDWLKQNGGVSSSDQDSALFVKLFEVYALTNDSFELKDNLRVEVTPAGAAPIYLVSEEVKYELRPRSRTQYIFEYRENLIGKCEEEINPYHVCSPGPKGICVVSRGQLDDKMEAYPSIYSLWVIKLDNNIGNAPKPAPGTSLFVQARLQLCRKRRDSNVRASRGRKRRLKVLKTRSGNACRFRDAQECPVGKYFNQETALFAACTADSTPRRYHYYCEVNPS, encoded by the exons ATGTTTCGGTCTCTGCTTTTTAACAACTATTTCCTCTTTCACTTTCAGAAACAAAGGATGCTCTTCCTAAGCTCTTTATTTTTGGCGATTATGGGATCAGGTCTTACAGAGCAAGTTTGGGATCCCAAGGACCCCAGATGTAAGGCGGTCCGAGAACAGACGAGACAAGGGTGGGATGATGTTGTTTTCAGATCGATTTACAGCTGGATAAACCAATACGATGGGCTTCGAAG TGCATTTAATGTCGATGTAGCTTATGACCTCCCCAAAGGCTTTCTAGAACCAGGCTGTGATGACTATGAGGCGAACAAGAGGAAACCTGATTACAGGTGTTGGTCCAAAGAATTCTTTTGTGCCGCGAAAGACGTAGCAAGAGCAACAGTTCAAGCTTACAAGTTGAAAGAAAGAACCACAACGTATCTCTGGTACCTCCAAACTCCTCCACCGGGTGATCACGAAGACAAAAACCGATACTATCGAATTCAAGAAATCAACTGGGTCACGAAAATGCGATGGAACGATCCCAGAATACTCTACTGGACCAAATCAGATCTTAAACAACTTGGTGGAGAAATGTTGGATCGGATTTATTTCTACATTAAAACCAACAATATCAACAGCTTGGAGTTAATTTACAACGATTACAACTCCCTCGGGTTGTGGACTCTTATGAAAGAACAGTGCGAAAGCATGAGCGGGGATCGTTCCAAAATGCAATGCAAGTTAGTAGTAGTCTTTGATAGGTTAGCCGAGTTAATGATAGATCATAGGGATATACCATGGCCAGATATGGCTGCTACAAAGCCCCCTGAGACCAGGGGTGAGTTGGCAATGTTGTACCTTCTTCATCCTGAAGTCTATGAAATCATGAAAATGGCTTCCGACGACAGAACTAGGTCCCTTAACAACCGTCTAAGGACAATGTTTAAAAGTATTTATGACAATGTAGTCAGTGAGGATGGAAACAAAATGAAGGGGCATTTTGGTAAATTCGGATCTATTTATGCTAATTTGAGAACCGTGTGTGCTCAAGTGTACGAAAATGATTTCGAGCAACTCGCCTGTTATTTGACAGAGACATTTGCTCGAATGGAATTGCTACGAAGTGCTCTTGGGCCTAATTACGACAACTGGCAATCGAGTAGATCACAAAGCATGCGCGCTGTTGTTTTAGTTTGGCTTTTGCTCACACCTAAATTCAATTCTTATGTTACACTTAGCACGAAAAGTCAAACTGACTCAGCAGGGGAGCTACTGAAAATTATGTACGACAAAATCCACGGAAACGACCTTACCGGCCTTCAAGAAATTGCCGAGCTTGTTCCTAATGAGGATCAAATGGATGTGACGAGTCGCGATGATTGTACCCcaaaatttgacaaaattagTCAGAGCTTGAAATGCGGATTTAAGATTCTCATGGAGAACATGAGGGTGTTTCTTGGTCAATACAGCAGTAAGGATCAAAGAACCAAAACGCTAGATCTTAGCGTGGATTATAAAACTCGCTTAACGCAGTTTCAAATTTCCAGTATAAAAGGTGCAATTGAAAATACGTATTTGGAGCTCCAAAGTTCTCTGGAAAGATTCACGGGAGAGATCAAGAAATACTTCGAACTCTCAATAGACAACCGGTTCTCAAGTTTGCGTGATTATTTCCAAAACGTTGCCAGTTTTGACTTAGAAATTGCCAAGGCAGATACAGCTTTTATAATGGGCAAATTGAATGAATTCAAAACTACTGCAGCTGAACTCGAGTTAAATCTTGACTATGATACCAAGGCTTTGCGACTCGAAGGCGTTATAATCAAATCGATAGATGCTACTTTTAAGTGGTTAAAAGCCATTGGTTCTGGCGGTTTTGCCATAGTGAGTGCTTTAACAGGTGACTTTAGCGCTTTTATTGATACTATCGATCGTGTGGACGACGCAGCCAAGGCAACGCTGGAGGTTGTTAAGGGTGACGCAATTCGTGAGCAAATCACCATAGCAACGGACACTTTCAATGCGATTGCGGAAGGGTTGAGAAAGAATTCAGTTCATTTAGAAAATACCAAGAATATCATTGATAAGCTAGAAGCCAATCAAATAAACGACGATGAATACAAAATACTACAAAAAAGATTTCTGCAGAGTTATAATGACTACACTCCTCAAGTGAGCGAAGCTCAAATTGCGAAACTTGACTCCGCTTGGAATGCAGTTGTGGAAAATTTGGAAGAGCTGATAGATTCTGTGGAAACAGTCGAGGGCGTAGCTGCGTCTACCAATATTTTCGTACGAAACCACTTTTTCAAACTCAAAATTGCTGTTCCCCAACTCACTCAAACCCTTAGTAATCGCTTTGATTTTCAATTCGACTTGATGGACAGTTTGACTGCAACGGTGCGAGCATATACGTCCATGCGAGGAGCTAATGGTTTGACCGAAAGCTTTAAGGATTTAGACAACCAGCTAGCGACGTCCCAAGAGGCTCAACTAGCACTCAAACAAATGGCTTTGTCCACATATGTACTATCACAGTTTCATCTCCTTCTCATCTTATCCCAGTACTGTAACTATGTGACCTATGTCAATGCTGGTGTGGAGTCCCGTCAGTGTACCAATGCCTTGGCTACAATGGATACCAACCACATTGACGAGGCCCTTAGTTATAATCCTCCTTCGTGTGATACTGTTAGAGTCGATTTAAGAATTCCTGCAAGTGACACAGGTAGAGCAGACAGCATCAACCTCGATCTGTTAAATTCAGGGAAGCCAGTCGCTTTCAAAATTCCTGATTTCGACTGGCTGAAGCAAAACGGGGGTGTTTCGTCAAGCGATCAGGATAGTGCCCTTTTTGTCAAGCTCTTCGAAGTCTATGCCTTAACGAACGATAGTTTTGAGTTGAAAGATAATCTTAGGGTTGAAGTTACCCCTGCTGGGGCTGCTCCTATTTATCTGGTTTCGGAAGAAGTCAAATATGAACTTCGCCCCCGTTCAAGAACACAATATATCTTTGAATACAGAGAAAATTTAATTGGAAAGTGTGAGGAAGAGATAAATCCTTATCATGTGTGTTCACCGGGGCCGAAAGGCATCTGTGTTGTAAGCAGGGGACAGTTGGACGATAAAATGGAAGCTTATCCTTCGATCTATAGTCTCTGGGTTATAAAACTCGACAACAATATCGGTAATGCCCCTAAACCCGCTCCAGGAACTAGCCTGTTTGTTCAAGCTAGGCTTCAACTGTGTAGAAAGAGAAGGGATTCGAACGTAAGAGCTAGTCGAGGTAGAAAGCGCCGTTTGAAGGTGTTGAAAACGCGTAGCGGTAATGCGTGTAGGTTTAGGGACGCACAAGAGTGTCCTGTAGGGAAATATTTCAATCAAGAGACGGCACTATTTGCAGCTTGTACCGCTGACTCAACCCCGAGgcgttatcattattattgtgaagTCAACCCAAGCTAG